In Anaerolineales bacterium, a genomic segment contains:
- a CDS encoding UDP-N-acetylmuramoyl-L-alanyl-D-glutamate--2,6-diaminopimelate ligase, translated as MIHLQTLLARVPGVIDIPTENPRITAPITEDSRAVQAGGVFLARRGTQVDSHAFIGTAAAAGAAAIIGEQPRTALGTLPTPYVQVANSATALGYLAAAYEGFPSDRLTVIGVTGTDGKTTTTNLIYHILKAAGIRVGMISTISAVIGDEDIPTGLHVTTPTAPEVHSYLRRMVEAGLTHAILETTSHGLAQGRVNGVSFDIAVLTNVTHEHLDYHGTFEAYRAAKGLLFKNVSESSAKAGIMKALVINGDDPNRAYFEAFPVGRRVIYSLNDVQDLSFFPDRTTFTLNIKDSAQDHTIRVPMQTALIGEFNVQNILAAANVGAMLGIAPATIQRGITSLPPISGRMERLDEGQDFLALVDFAHTPNALLRALTAARRMTSGQVIAVFGSAGLRDVEKRRMMAEIGVEHADLCILTAEDPRTESLDEILAMMAAGALSKGGKEGHTFYRVPDRGAALAFACALANPGDVVIACGKGHEQSMCFGTVEYAWDDREALRAALRGHPLRTLPTRDAKGAW; from the coding sequence ATGATTCATCTTCAAACCCTTCTTGCTCGCGTCCCCGGTGTGATCGATATCCCTACGGAAAACCCTCGGATCACAGCCCCCATCACAGAGGATAGCCGCGCCGTCCAAGCGGGGGGCGTATTCCTTGCGCGGCGCGGTACACAGGTCGATTCGCACGCCTTCATCGGCACAGCGGCGGCGGCGGGTGCGGCGGCAATCATCGGGGAACAGCCCCGCACTGCCCTCGGCACGCTGCCCACTCCCTATGTACAGGTGGCAAACTCAGCCACAGCGCTTGGCTACCTTGCCGCCGCCTATGAAGGCTTCCCCTCAGATCGCCTCACGGTGATCGGTGTCACGGGGACGGATGGCAAAACGACCACGACGAACCTGATCTACCACATTTTGAAGGCAGCGGGCATCCGCGTTGGGATGATCAGCACAATCAGCGCTGTGATTGGCGATGAGGACATTCCGACGGGACTTCATGTGACGACCCCCACCGCCCCTGAAGTGCATTCCTATTTGCGGCGGATGGTTGAGGCGGGCTTGACCCACGCCATTTTAGAGACAACCTCACACGGCTTGGCGCAAGGGCGGGTGAATGGCGTCAGCTTTGACATTGCCGTATTGACGAATGTCACCCATGAACACCTTGATTATCATGGCACGTTCGAGGCATACCGTGCGGCGAAGGGTCTGCTGTTCAAAAATGTCAGCGAATCATCTGCCAAAGCAGGAATCATGAAGGCGCTGGTCATCAACGGCGATGATCCGAACCGTGCCTACTTCGAGGCGTTTCCTGTGGGGCGTCGGGTCATTTATAGCCTAAACGACGTTCAAGACCTATCGTTTTTTCCAGATCGGACGACTTTCACACTCAACATAAAGGATTCTGCTCAGGATCACACCATTCGCGTGCCGATGCAAACGGCGCTGATCGGTGAATTCAATGTTCAGAACATCCTTGCCGCCGCCAATGTTGGCGCAATGTTGGGCATTGCGCCAGCGACGATCCAACGTGGCATAACAAGCCTCCCCCCCATTTCGGGACGAATGGAACGCCTTGATGAAGGGCAGGATTTTCTGGCATTGGTCGATTTTGCCCATACCCCCAACGCTCTGCTGCGGGCGCTCACGGCAGCGCGGCGCATGACCAGTGGGCAGGTAATCGCCGTCTTTGGTAGCGCCGGACTGCGCGATGTGGAAAAACGGCGGATGATGGCGGAAATTGGGGTGGAACATGCCGATCTGTGTATCCTGACCGCCGAAGACCCGCGCACCGAGTCCTTAGATGAGATATTGGCGATGATGGCGGCGGGGGCGCTGAGCAAAGGCGGCAAGGAAGGGCATACCTTCTACCGCGTCCCGGATCGCGGCGCAGCGCTTGCCTTTGCCTGTGCGCTGGCGAACCCTGGCGATGTCGTGATTGCCTGTGGCAAAGGGCATGAGCAAAGCATGTGTTTTGGGACGGTGGAATATGCGTGGGATGACCGTGAGGCGCTGCGGGCGGCGCTGCGCGGACACCCCTTGCGGACGCTTCCGACGCGGGATGCGAAAGGTGCGTGGTAA
- a CDS encoding dual specificity protein phosphatase family protein, with product MTGFPSPEMIRAHAAPPFRRWARHGIPYLLYYVRSRLGDHGRLPPLLRLIEITDQLYLGGQIGANDWRRLTERGVSAIVNMRVEWDDRRFGIDTPHALWLPVIDGTAATVEQLYQGVCFIGEQISAGHGVYVHCAAGFGRGPSQVVAYLIACGFGVEDAIIFVAERRPVIHLSARQRMRLHQFADYWAAHRP from the coding sequence ATGACGGGCTTCCCCTCGCCAGAGATGATCCGCGCTCACGCTGCCCCTCCTTTTCGGCGGTGGGCGAGGCACGGTATACCCTACCTGCTCTATTATGTCCGTTCGCGCCTCGGTGATCACGGGCGACTGCCCCCGTTGCTGCGCCTGATCGAGATCACCGATCAGCTGTACCTCGGTGGGCAGATCGGCGCGAACGACTGGCGACGGCTGACAGAGCGGGGGGTCAGCGCTATCGTGAACATGCGCGTGGAATGGGATGATCGCCGTTTTGGGATCGATACCCCCCATGCCCTTTGGCTTCCCGTGATTGATGGCACAGCGGCGACGGTAGAACAGCTTTATCAGGGGGTATGCTTTATTGGTGAGCAGATCAGCGCTGGGCATGGGGTGTACGTCCATTGTGCGGCGGGCTTTGGGCGAGGACCCTCGCAAGTTGTTGCCTATCTCATTGCTTGTGGGTTTGGCGTGGAGGATGCGATCATCTTCGTGGCTGAGCGCCGCCCAGTGATTCACCTCTCCGCTCGGCAGCGCATGCGGCTGCACCAATTCGCTGACTATTGGGCGGCTCATCGTCCATAA
- a CDS encoding GDP-mannose 4,6-dehydratase yields the protein MAHYLVTGAAGFIASKVTEMLCAAGHTVTGIDNLNDAYDIRLKHWRLNRLRGLPGFTLIEGDIAHRPTVEGLDTALPDCAAVINLAARAGVRQSTENPWLYVDTNVTGTLNLLELCKRRGIGKFVLASTSSLYGQNNPMPYREDADTSRPISPYAATKKAAEALCYSYHALTGLDVTVFRYFTVYGPGGRPDMSLFRFVQWINEGKPVHVFGDGKQSRDFTYVDDIAKGTILGLKPLGYQTINLGSDRPVVLMEMVHILEELLGKTAQVDYQPRHPADITASWADISRARELLGWQPQTDYLQGLRNLVDWYRENQAWAKDVRTE from the coding sequence ATGGCTCATTATCTCGTCACCGGCGCAGCCGGATTCATTGCCAGTAAAGTCACCGAAATGCTCTGTGCGGCAGGACACACCGTCACAGGCATTGACAACCTGAACGACGCTTATGATATTCGGCTAAAACACTGGCGCTTGAACCGCCTGCGCGGGCTTCCCGGCTTCACGCTCATTGAGGGCGATATTGCCCACCGCCCAACAGTGGAGGGTTTGGATACGGCGCTCCCCGACTGCGCCGCCGTGATCAACCTTGCTGCTCGTGCCGGGGTGCGTCAATCCACCGAGAACCCCTGGCTGTATGTCGATACAAACGTGACCGGTACGTTGAATCTCTTGGAACTATGCAAACGGCGCGGTATTGGAAAATTTGTCTTAGCCTCTACCTCCAGCCTGTATGGGCAGAACAACCCTATGCCCTATCGCGAGGATGCTGATACCAGCCGACCGATCTCTCCCTATGCGGCAACGAAAAAGGCGGCGGAGGCGCTCTGCTATTCCTACCATGCGCTGACCGGGCTGGATGTGACCGTCTTTCGTTATTTCACGGTGTATGGTCCAGGCGGTAGACCTGATATGAGCCTCTTTCGCTTTGTCCAGTGGATCAACGAGGGGAAGCCTGTCCATGTCTTTGGCGATGGCAAGCAATCCCGCGATTTCACCTACGTTGATGACATTGCAAAGGGGACGATCCTCGGCTTGAAACCGCTTGGCTACCAGACGATCAATTTGGGGTCAGATCGCCCCGTTGTCCTCATGGAGATGGTGCATATCCTTGAGGAACTGCTTGGCAAGACAGCGCAGGTCGATTACCAGCCGCGCCATCCAGCAGACATCACGGCGAGTTGGGCAGACATCAGCCGTGCGCGGGAACTGCTCGGTTGGCAGCCTCAGACGGATTACCTTCAGGGGCTGCGTAACCTAGTTGATTGGTATCGGGAGAATCAGGCATGGGCAAAAGACGTGCGGACGGAGTGA
- a CDS encoding YdcF family protein, with the protein MATLPSPTTRLRPLRGCRRLGCQGCLWGIVFFIIAPLLLWLTRGIWLPPFYAFTVVGEAPQRADVIVILGGDVGGRAETAARLWQEGYAPIIIFSGTTKSLRLGTFWLDHLGVPRDVRRLIENAEATWDEAEKVYALLQAEGAHSALIVTDNTHTRRARAVYRALQPNPPLVLTFVSVDRYDLTEMAWYDHDTFLAVGMEYLKMIYYAMRYGVLPF; encoded by the coding sequence ATGGCAACGCTACCATCTCCCACCACCCGCCTTCGTCCCCTACGCGGCTGTCGACGCCTCGGCTGTCAGGGCTGCTTATGGGGAATCGTGTTCTTCATCATCGCTCCCCTGTTGCTCTGGCTGACGCGCGGCATATGGCTGCCCCCTTTCTATGCCTTCACTGTTGTTGGCGAAGCGCCCCAACGCGCCGATGTCATCGTCATTTTGGGCGGTGATGTTGGCGGGCGGGCGGAAACAGCCGCTCGTCTGTGGCAGGAGGGCTATGCCCCCATAATCATCTTCAGCGGGACGACAAAAAGTTTGCGGCTCGGCACATTTTGGCTTGATCATCTGGGCGTCCCCCGCGATGTGCGCCGCCTGATCGAAAACGCTGAGGCAACATGGGACGAAGCCGAGAAGGTCTATGCCCTACTTCAGGCGGAAGGCGCTCATTCCGCCCTGATCGTCACCGATAACACACACACCCGCCGCGCCCGCGCCGTCTACCGTGCCTTGCAGCCGAATCCGCCCCTTGTTTTGACCTTTGTGTCGGTAGACCGCTACGACCTTACCGAGATGGCATGGTATGATCATGATACGTTTCTCGCCGTCGGCATGGAATACCTAAAGATGATCTACTACGCCATGCGCTATGGTGTTCTCCCTTTCTAG
- the asnB gene encoding asparagine synthase (glutamine-hydrolyzing), whose protein sequence is MCGIAGFWGEVGQTEDAAAILARMTRAVAHRGPDGLDYWRDQRVGLGHARLAIIDLSTGDQPMWDAHRRRVIVFNGEIYNYRELRAALEQRGYHFLTNSDTEVIAAALDAYGIDDGLLALRGMFAFALYDTTDGSLLLARDRVGIKPLFLARTALGVFFGSEPKAVLASGCVPIRANSAALHDYLSQGHTITPMTCFQDIEQLPPGSWLRLSPEGERHGTYYTWQPAVEPQLDSAGAIERAEETLQEALKGHLIADVPIGMFLSGGIDSSLIAALLAGGLKPDIQAFTMGFDDAAYDESAQAREIAESCRIALHETQMSLGAERLETFQRVVNQYDEPFGDSSALPTYLVCREIRKHVTVALSGDGGDEVFGGYVRYRLARRLSQWGAAVSGGRILNPVMGVVRHMGRRGHQAAKAWRLAGLSRPALFAALTEYFTEDERLSGYTAELGRMVRAGGTTAQRMTPFVSMAGDPITALIESEMRLRLHADYLRKVDVASGAHGLEVRVPYLDNEMLRLGAALPAALKVSPQGTLKVVTRGLAAKLLPESVSKRKKQGFSVPLDRWIVGDLREYVRDLILSTASPLREMFQSTFLQTAWDRFEGVVVGEAVSRYQSFQRVYMLASLAMWLGRFKVSVGG, encoded by the coding sequence ATGTGCGGAATCGCCGGATTTTGGGGTGAGGTGGGGCAAACTGAGGACGCCGCCGCGATCTTAGCACGGATGACGCGGGCAGTTGCCCACCGCGGACCCGACGGGCTAGATTATTGGCGCGATCAGCGTGTTGGCTTGGGTCATGCGCGGCTGGCAATCATCGACCTCTCAACGGGCGATCAACCCATGTGGGATGCCCACCGACGACGGGTGATCGTCTTTAACGGGGAGATTTACAACTACCGCGAACTGCGGGCAGCTCTAGAACAACGCGGCTACCACTTCCTGACGAACAGCGATACCGAGGTAATCGCCGCCGCACTAGACGCTTACGGCATTGACGATGGGCTGCTCGCTCTGCGCGGGATGTTTGCCTTTGCCCTCTATGATACAACGGATGGCAGCCTCCTCTTGGCGCGTGATCGTGTCGGGATCAAGCCCTTGTTCCTCGCCCGCACAGCATTGGGGGTCTTTTTTGGCTCAGAGCCAAAAGCCGTCCTTGCCTCTGGCTGTGTGCCGATCCGCGCCAACAGTGCTGCTCTGCACGATTACCTCTCGCAAGGTCACACAATCACCCCCATGACCTGTTTCCAAGACATTGAACAGCTCCCGCCGGGGTCGTGGCTGCGCCTCTCGCCAGAGGGTGAGCGGCACGGGACGTACTATACATGGCAGCCCGCCGTTGAACCGCAACTTGACTCGGCAGGGGCAATCGAACGGGCGGAAGAGACGCTTCAAGAGGCGCTCAAAGGGCATTTGATTGCCGATGTGCCGATTGGCATGTTCCTATCGGGAGGCATTGATTCCTCGCTCATCGCCGCGCTTTTGGCAGGGGGACTAAAGCCCGATATTCAGGCATTCACGATGGGCTTTGACGACGCCGCCTATGATGAGAGCGCTCAAGCGCGGGAGATTGCCGAAAGCTGCCGGATCGCCCTCCACGAAACACAGATGAGTCTCGGCGCAGAGCGTCTGGAAACCTTCCAGCGTGTTGTGAATCAGTATGACGAACCCTTCGGGGATAGTTCTGCGCTCCCCACCTATTTGGTCTGCCGTGAGATTCGCAAGCATGTTACGGTTGCTCTTTCCGGTGATGGCGGGGATGAAGTGTTCGGTGGCTATGTCCGCTACCGCTTGGCGCGGCGACTCTCCCAATGGGGTGCGGCTGTCTCTGGGGGGAGAATTCTGAACCCTGTGATGGGCGTTGTGCGGCACATGGGGCGACGCGGACACCAAGCAGCGAAGGCATGGCGGCTGGCGGGGCTTTCCCGTCCGGCGCTGTTTGCCGCCCTCACCGAATATTTCACCGAGGACGAGCGGTTATCGGGATACACAGCCGAATTGGGGCGGATGGTACGGGCGGGGGGGACAACAGCACAACGTATGACGCCCTTTGTCAGCATGGCGGGCGACCCGATCACCGCCCTCATTGAATCCGAAATGCGCCTCCGTCTGCACGCCGACTACCTCCGCAAAGTCGATGTGGCGAGTGGGGCGCATGGCTTAGAAGTGCGCGTCCCCTACCTTGATAATGAAATGCTTCGACTAGGGGCGGCGCTGCCGGCTGCCTTGAAAGTCTCGCCGCAAGGGACGTTGAAGGTTGTCACGCGGGGGCTGGCGGCAAAACTGCTGCCGGAATCGGTCTCCAAACGAAAGAAACAAGGCTTTTCCGTCCCCTTGGATCGCTGGATTGTGGGCGACCTGCGCGAGTACGTCCGCGACCTGATTTTGAGTACGGCATCCCCCCTGCGCGAGATGTTCCAATCCACCTTTTTGCAAACAGCGTGGGATCGCTTTGAGGGCGTCGTCGTTGGCGAGGCGGTCAGCCGCTACCAAAGTTTTCAACGGGTGTATATGCTGGCATCGCTGGCAATGTGGCTTGGACGGTTTAAGGTGAGTGTGGGAGGATGA